A single genomic interval of Flectobacillus major DSM 103 harbors:
- a CDS encoding organic hydroperoxide resistance protein encodes MNTLYQAEATATGGRNGQVKSSDNVLDLEVRMPKELGGTGGAFTNPEQLFAAGYAACFDSALNLVIKMQKVTTGTTTVTAQVGIGKNDAGGFGLSVSLKVYVPGVEQSVAEALVAKAHEVCPYSNATRGNIDVKLEVVA; translated from the coding sequence ATGAACACATTATATCAGGCAGAAGCTACTGCCACAGGTGGTCGTAATGGCCAAGTAAAATCATCTGACAACGTCTTGGATTTAGAAGTAAGAATGCCCAAAGAATTAGGTGGAACAGGCGGTGCATTCACTAATCCCGAACAACTATTTGCGGCTGGTTATGCTGCGTGTTTTGATAGTGCCTTGAATTTGGTTATTAAAATGCAAAAAGTAACTACAGGCACTACCACTGTGACAGCACAAGTTGGTATTGGTAAAAACGATGCTGGAGGGTTTGGTTTATCTGTTAGCCTAAAAGTTTATGTGCCAGGTGTAGAACAAAGCGTAGCAGAAGCCTTAGTAGCAAAAGCCCACGAGGTTTGTCCATATTCAAATGCTACACGTGGTAATATTGATGTAAAGTTGGAAGTTGTAGCATAA
- a CDS encoding MarR family winged helix-turn-helix transcriptional regulator: MTYLKLEQQLCFPFYAISRQLTALYRPLLEKIGLTYPQYLVMMVLWEHEEVAVKFLGEKLLLDSGTLTPLLKRLEQSGLITRNRNKLDERVVLIALTSEGKALRQQAERIPETMISCMALTEPEAVSLKTQLDQLLANTTALLNESQA, encoded by the coding sequence ATGACTTATCTAAAACTAGAACAACAGCTTTGCTTTCCTTTTTATGCCATCTCTAGGCAGCTAACAGCTTTATATAGGCCATTATTGGAAAAAATAGGCTTGACCTATCCTCAGTATTTGGTAATGATGGTGCTATGGGAGCACGAAGAAGTAGCAGTAAAGTTTTTAGGTGAAAAATTACTATTAGACAGTGGTACACTAACCCCATTATTGAAACGATTAGAACAAAGCGGTTTAATAACTCGTAATCGAAATAAGTTAGATGAAAGAGTTGTTCTGATTGCTTTGACTTCGGAGGGTAAGGCTCTTAGGCAGCAAGCCGAAAGAATTCCAGAAACCATGATTTCGTGCATGGCACTAACCGAACCAGAAGCCGTATCTCTTAAAACACAGTTAGATCAGCTATTGGCTAATACAACAGCTTTATTGAACGAATCTCAAGCATAG
- a CDS encoding bile acid:sodium symporter family protein — translation MLKKNLALLAQYGIDGFILCLVLAIVLAYMQPVLGASTISVPLHYATTYGVSLTFLLYGLRLSMQQLKEGVRNWKLHLLIQATTFIFFPLLILAIKPFFAGTINQELWLAIFYLAALPSTVSSSVVMVSLAGGNIVAAIFNATLSSLLGIIITPLWMSLFLESTNGDFDLQEVFLKLILQVIVPVTIGVFLHRFWGAWAQKNKNYLKLLDQTVIILIVYQSFCESFYQRIFETLPLASIFLLAVSMIVLFQAIYQLIKWVAQWMQFSEPEISTAIFCGSKKSLVHGTVMSKVLFPANTAVGIYLLPLMIYHAGQLIGASYLARKRRIRLEEESKKHP, via the coding sequence ATGTTAAAAAAAAACTTAGCGTTACTCGCCCAATATGGAATTGATGGATTTATTTTATGTCTTGTCTTAGCCATTGTCTTAGCATATATGCAGCCTGTTTTAGGAGCATCTACAATATCAGTGCCGCTTCACTACGCCACTACTTATGGGGTAAGCCTTACTTTTTTGTTGTACGGTTTACGACTAAGTATGCAACAACTCAAAGAAGGAGTACGTAATTGGAAGCTTCATTTATTGATTCAGGCCACTACTTTTATCTTCTTTCCGTTGCTAATCTTGGCTATAAAGCCATTTTTTGCTGGTACTATCAATCAAGAACTTTGGTTAGCGATTTTTTATTTGGCAGCCCTACCCTCTACAGTATCGTCGTCGGTAGTGATGGTCTCTTTGGCTGGCGGTAATATTGTGGCCGCAATCTTCAATGCTACTCTTTCAAGTTTACTTGGCATAATTATTACACCACTCTGGATGTCGTTGTTCCTTGAATCAACCAATGGTGATTTTGACTTACAAGAAGTATTTCTCAAATTAATTTTACAAGTAATTGTTCCTGTAACAATAGGCGTTTTCTTACATAGATTTTGGGGAGCGTGGGCTCAAAAGAATAAGAATTATCTTAAATTACTAGACCAAACCGTGATTATCCTTATTGTATATCAATCATTTTGTGAATCTTTCTACCAACGTATTTTTGAAACCTTGCCACTTGCTTCTATATTTCTTTTGGCTGTAAGCATGATTGTACTTTTTCAAGCTATTTATCAGCTTATTAAGTGGGTAGCCCAATGGATGCAATTTAGCGAGCCAGAGATTTCGACGGCTATATTTTGTGGTTCAAAGAAATCGTTGGTGCATGGTACTGTTATGAGTAAGGTTTTGTTTCCAGCCAATACCGCTGTGGGAATTTACCTTTTGCCACTGATGATTTATCATGCTGGGCAATTGATTGGAGCAAGTTATTTGGCACGCAAAAGAAGAATTCGTTTAGAAGAAGAATCAAAAAAACATCCATAA